The Euphorbia lathyris chromosome 2, ddEupLath1.1, whole genome shotgun sequence genome includes a window with the following:
- the LOC136219747 gene encoding G-type lectin S-receptor-like serine/threonine-protein kinase LECRK4 — protein MNMNSRTIIISSLLFFTALIFSSSAQTLGSTIAAGSNSSWKSPSGDFAFGFYPLLNGQFLVGIWFNKIPKRTLVWSANRDHPAKLGSTINLSLNGQFILLHSNGTEYFIYNGTSASSAMLQDNGNLVLLSSSSKIIWQSFDFPTDTLLLGQKLVMGQKLYSNANGTADYSKGRYMLEVQMDGNIVMSAYKIADPGYWFTLTAGNPNVSLIFNQTSALIYVFNGTSVIYSLTRKAPTPIQDYYHLLMINDHGNLQQLSYRKENGSGWNVVWEPDFIKAEPCIVFNICGTYGFCTSPSNGTVDCDCLPGYLPRDPDVPSKGCYPSAVMDFCAPNISASDFTIEVIENVDFPNGAFADMSRVSPADSDQCRREMINDCFAVAAVLVESVCYKKRMPLLNARRSNPSTNNITAFLKVPRVNDIDSDQDKGEHESPPRIVLVAGLVLCTIMAFLFAFVAFYHHPLAQPYLGNKHVRILKPVDLNLKAFSFQELFEATNGFRSKLGKGSSGTVYSGVLMLEDKEVEVAVKQLEKIIEQGEKEFLTEVQIIGITHHRNLVRMVGFCNEKNHRLLVYELMKNGTLSNFLFAEGEKPSWGKRIEIVHGIARGMLYLHEECETKIIHCDIKPQNVLLDKNFTAKISDFGLSKLLMKDQTRTSTNVRGTMGYMAPEWLKNVPVTSKVDVYSFGVMLLEIIFCRRHLELHQVNGESDGNDLILTDWIISCVRDDNLEGIVRQDGEVLGDFVRFERMVKVGLWCICPNPNLRPLMKQVMQMLEGTLEVGFPPFIYTEMF, from the coding sequence CTAACCGTGATCATCCAGCAAAACTTGGATCCACCATTAATCTTAGCCTTAATGGTCAATTCATCCTCCTACACTCGAATGGGACTGAATACTTTATCTATAATGGCACATCAGCTAGTTCAGCTATGTTGCAAGACAATGGAAACCTTGTCTTGctatcttcttcttcaaaaATCATCTGGCAAAGTTTTGATTTTCCTACAGACACTCTTCTGTTGGGACAAAAACTGGTTATGGGGCAGAAGCTCTATTCCAATGCCAATGGAACAGCCGATTACTCGAAAGGGAGATACATGTTAGAGGTTCAAATGGATGGAAACATTGTTATGTCTGCTTACAAGATTGCTGATCCTGGTTATTGGTTCACTTTAACAGCAGGAAACCCCAATGTGAGCTTGATTTTCAATCAGACTAGTGCTTTGATCTATGTTTTTAATGGCACTTCAGTTATATACTCATTGACAAGAAAAGCTCCTACTCCAATTCAAGATTACTACCATCTGCTGATGATTAATGACCATGGAAATCTTCAACAGCTTTCTTACAGAAAAGAAAATGGTAGCGGATGGAATGTCGTGTGGGAGCCGGATTTCATTAAAGCTGAGCCTTGCATTGTGTTTAACATTTGTGGTACTTATGGCTTCTGCACTTCTCCTAGTAATGGAACTGTTGATTGTGATTGCTTGCCTGGATACTTGCCCCGGGATCCTGATGTTCCCTCGAAAGGATGCTACCCTTCCGCGGTGATGGACTTTTGTGCTCCCAACATTTCAGCTTCTGATTTCACTATTGAAGTGATTGAGAATGTTGATTTCCCAAATGGAGCTTTTGCAGACATGTCAAGAGTTTCACCTGCTGATTCGGATCAATGTAGACGCGAAATGATCAATGATTGTTTCGCTGTGGCTGCTGTTTTGGTTGAATCTGTTTGTTACAAGAAGAGAATGCCTTTGTTGAATGCTAGAAGAAGCAATCCTTCTACAAATAACATCACTGCATTTCTTAAAGTTCCGAGGGTGAATGACATTGATTCGGATCAGGATAAAGGCGAACACGAATCTCCACCGAGGATTGTTCTGGTAGCAGGACTTGTATTGTGTACAATAATGGCTTTTTTATTTGCGTTTGTTGCATTTTATCATCATCCTCTGGCTCAGCCTTACTTGGGTAATAAACATGTTCGAATCCTGAAACCTGTAGACTTAAATTTGAAGGCATTTTCGTTCCAGGAGCTGTTTGAAGCAACGAACGGGTTCAGGAGTAAGCTCGGAAAAGGTTCATCTGGTACAGTTTATAGTGGTGTTTTAATGTTAGAGGATAAAGAAGTTGAGGTTGCTGTGAAGCAGCTTGAAAAGATAATTGAACAAGGTGAGAAAGAATTCCTGACAGAAGTCCAAATCATCGGTATAACTCATCATAGGAATCTAGTTAGGATGGTCGGGTTCTGTAACGAGAAGAATCATCGGCTTCTCGTTTACGAGCTGATGAAAAATGGGACATTGTCAAATTTCCTGTTTGCTGAAGGGGAAAAACCCAGTTGGGGGAAAAGAATAGAAATTGTACATGGAATTGCAAGAGGAATGTTATACTTGCACGAAGAGTGCGAAACCAAGATCATCCATTGCGATATAAAGCCACAGAACGTACTCCTTGACAAGAATTTTACAGCCAAGATATCAGATTTTGGCCTGTCAAAACTCCTGATGAAAGATCAGACTCGGACAAGCACAAACGTTCGAGGAACAATGGGGTATATGGCACCAGAATGGCTCAAAAATGTTCCGGTTACTTCCAAAGTCGATGTGTACAGCTTCGGGGTGATGTTGCTGGAGATAATTTTCTGCAGAAGGCACTTGGAATTGCATCAAGTTAATGGCGAAAGCGACGGAAATGACTTGATTCTAACTGATTGGATTATATCTTGTGTTAGAGATGATAATTTAGAAGGCATTGTGAGGCAGGATGGTGAAGTTTTAGGAGATTTTGTGAGGTTTGAAAGAATGGTGAAGGTTGGATTATGGTGCATATGTCCTAACCCAAATCTTAGACCTTTAATGAAGCAGGTTATGCAGATGTTGGAAGGAACACTAGAAGTTGGCTTTCCTCCATTCATCTATACAGAAATGTTTTAG